In Deltaproteobacteria bacterium, the sequence TGGGCTATAGGCTATGGGTTTTCCTATCGCCTATTGCCTCTCGCCCATCGCCAGTCTTTATCTATTTTTATGATTGCAATCATTGATTATGACATGGGAAATTTAAGAAGCGTCCAGAAAGGCTTTGAACGGGTTGGACACACCTCTATCATTACAAGAGACCTTAAAGAGATTTCAAGTGCAAGCCATATAGTTCTTCCAGGCGTAGGTGCATTCAAAGACTGCATGGAAAATCTTAATAAATATGGTCTGATAGCACCAATTATTGATGGCATAAATAAAGGCAAACCATTCCTTGGTATATGCCTTGGTTTACAACTACTATTTACAGAAAGTGAAGAATTTGGAGTCCACAAAGGACTGGATATTATAAAGGGCATGGTTAAAAGGTTTACCTTTGATCAAGCGGAAAGATTAAAAATACCTCATATGGGCTGGAATGATATACGGCTCACGGCCCACGGCTCACGGCCCACGGTCTTTGAGGGCATACCTGACAACTCGTATTTTTATTTTGTCCACTCATATTATGTTGTGCCAGATGATGATAATCTCACTGCATCTAAAACAACTTACGGGATAGAGTTTACAAGCAGTATATCAAAAGACAATGTCTTTGCCTGCCAGTTCCATCCTGAAAAAAGCCAGAAACTTGGCTCATTAATACTTAAAAACTTCGGTAACCTGAAGGGATATTAGTTATGCTGGTTATCCCTGCCATTGACATAAAAAACGGCAAATGCGTCCGACTGACACAGGGGAAGATGGATGCAGAGACTGTATATTCAGACAGCCCTGTCCAAGTTGCTAAAAAATGGGAGCGGTCAGGTGCAAAACTCATCCATCTGGTTGACCTTGACGGCGCTGTTGAAGGTGTGCCTAAAAATAAGGAGGTTATTAAAAATATATTCGCATCAATAAATACACCTGTGCAGATTGGCGGCGGCATAAGAAATATTGAAACAATAGAATATTATCTTGGCTTCAAACAGGTTCAAAAGATAATAATTGGCACAAAGGCTTTGGAAGATCCGTCTTTGGTAAAAGATGCCTGCGTAAAATTTCCACAGAGGATTGCAATAGGAATTGATGCAAAGGATGGGCTTATTGCAACCCACGGCTGGATAAATATCACCTCTGAAAAGGCAATAGATTTGGCAAAGAGGTTCAAGGATATTGGCGTTTCGTGCATTATCTATACTGATATAAAAAGGGACGGCATGCTTCAGGGACCAAATATAAATGCCATGAAGGAGATGATGGATAGTGTCCAGATACCTGTGATAGCATCTGGCGGTGTAAGTTCTATAAAAGATATACAGGCATTAAAAGATATAGATGTCTATGGTGTAATTATAGGTAAGGCGCTCTACACAGGGGCAGTGGATTTAGAAGAGGCAATTAAGACAGTGAGCAGTGAGCAAGGATAGGAGGAGGGGTTTAGAAAAATGCTGACGAAAAGGATTATACCATGCCTTGATGTCAAGGACGGCAGGGTTGTCAAAGGAATTAGTTTTGTTCAGTTAAGAGACGTTGGCGACCCTGTTGAATGCGCTTTAGTATACGAGGAGCATGGTGCGGATGAACTGGTATTCCTTGATATTACCGCATCCCATGAAAAAAGGAATATTATTATTGATGTTGTGGAAAGGACTGCAGCAGAGGTATCCATGCCTCTTACAGTCGGCGGAGGCATCAGGACACTTGATGATATAAAGGCGCTTTTAAGGGCAGGCGCTGACAAGGTATCAATCAATACTTCGGCAGTAGACAACCCTGAATTTGTCCGAGAGGCTTCTCTAAAATTCGGAAGTCAGTGTATAGTTGTTGCAATAGACGCAAAGAGGAAGGATGTAAAATGGGAACTTGATTATGCCCGTGATATAGATAGTTTTAAATATATTACACCTAGTTCTGTGCTGCCTGAATGGGAAGTCTATACCCACGGCGGGAGGACAAACAGGGGTATAGATGTTATTGAATGGGCTAAAAAGGTTGAAGAACTT encodes:
- the hisH gene encoding imidazole glycerol phosphate synthase subunit HisH is translated as MFMIAIIDYDMGNLRSVQKGFERVGHTSIITRDLKEISSASHIVLPGVGAFKDCMENLNKYGLIAPIIDGINKGKPFLGICLGLQLLFTESEEFGVHKGLDIIKGMVKRFTFDQAERLKIPHMGWNDIRLTAHGSRPTVFEGIPDNSYFYFVHSYYVVPDDDNLTASKTTYGIEFTSSISKDNVFACQFHPEKSQKLGSLILKNFGNLKGY
- the hisA gene encoding 1-(5-phosphoribosyl)-5-[(5-phosphoribosylamino)methylideneamino]imidazole-4-carboxamide isomerase, with translation MLVIPAIDIKNGKCVRLTQGKMDAETVYSDSPVQVAKKWERSGAKLIHLVDLDGAVEGVPKNKEVIKNIFASINTPVQIGGGIRNIETIEYYLGFKQVQKIIIGTKALEDPSLVKDACVKFPQRIAIGIDAKDGLIATHGWINITSEKAIDLAKRFKDIGVSCIIYTDIKRDGMLQGPNINAMKEMMDSVQIPVIASGGVSSIKDIQALKDIDVYGVIIGKALYTGAVDLEEAIKTVSSEQG
- the hisF gene encoding imidazole glycerol phosphate synthase subunit HisF; this encodes MLTKRIIPCLDVKDGRVVKGISFVQLRDVGDPVECALVYEEHGADELVFLDITASHEKRNIIIDVVERTAAEVSMPLTVGGGIRTLDDIKALLRAGADKVSINTSAVDNPEFVREASLKFGSQCIVVAIDAKRKDVKWELDYARDIDSFKYITPSSVLPEWEVYTHGGRTNRGIDVIEWAKKVEELGAGEILLTSMDRDGTKEGYDVDLIFEVARNVEIPVIASGGAGKLEHLYYALKDAVLAASIFHFGEWTIPEAKRFLKEKGVSMRM